TATGTCTAGGGCACTTTTGCCGAGGAGTGTGGGGACATCACCCTAGGCTTTCCCACCAAAGACGGCCCCCATGGGAAACCCGGGCCTCTAGAAGCCCCAAGCCAAGGAGGGGCAAGAGGGGTGCTGACAGACAGAAGCCCAGCTGAGCAGGTGACAGCTGAGCCAGGTGCACAATCAGTGGGGTATGGAAGATCCTCTGCCTCCGCACCTCAGGGCATGCTTCCCCAAGGAGTCACCCAGGAATCACCCTAGGTATTTGGCAGGAGGGAGGTGAGGCCCATACCGTGGCCCCCTCAGGGGCTCTCCTGGCTGCTTATGCTGGGTGAGTGTCTGTCACTGGGTGTTCCTTTGTAGACTATTATAAACACTATCTGTGTTTATTACAATAGCATACCATTAACTGAATCCTATCTGTGACATGCTGGGTACCCAGTGTCCTATcaatctcacttaattctcacatttCCAAAcagatattattatccccattctcCAGCTGAGGAAATAGGCTCAAAGAGGAAAAAtcatttgcctaaggtcacagagtAAGTAAAAGGTGGAGTTGGGGTTTTAAACCATGGCAAAAGCCAGGGCCAGTATCCTAGCCTGCTGGTCAGATTGCCTGTGCCTGCTGGGGCAGGGACGTGTCTTGCATGTTATCCATGAACACCCGGAATGTATAAAGGTAAGCAAGTATGTGTGTATTTGGCAAATCTAAGATATTGCCCATGTCTGATCGTCCACGTCTGATCCTTATCCCCAGGCTCTTGAGATGCAGGGAGGAGCCAGAGTCAGCTGGCAAACCTGAAGCCCCCACTCACAGACAGACCCCTCACCCCATTCACAGCCTCCCCCGGCAATGGGGCCAGGATTCTACCCCTCCTGGGACAATAATGTTCCTCACCCAGACACAGGCCTCAGCTGTCCCCCTCCCACTCAACAGCTGACCCagcacctgcctccctccccagcctaaTTAGGGGGTATGCCTTAGagggggctgggaggcaggactCGGGGATATTCATCTGCCTAGTCTGTCCCTCCTTAGTCTCCCCCTACTGGGCCTCAGACTTGAGGCCTAAGCTGAGACTTATAGGGCCCCTTCCTTGTTGGGTCAATTGACTAGGCTAGAGTTTTTCAACCTCCATACCACTGACATTTTGGATTGCACAGTTATTTGTTGTGGGGGACTCTCTTGTGcactgtagaatgtttagcagtatccctggcttctacccactagatgtcaaTAGCACCATCCCAGTTGTGACAATTAAAAATGTCTCCCCAGCTgcgtgaggtggctcacacctgtaatcctagcactttgagaggccggggcaggtggatcacttgaggtcaggagttcaagaccagcctggccaatatggtgaaaccccatctctactaaaaatacaaaaattagccgggtttgatGGCaagcgcccgtaatcccagctactcatgaggcagagccagaagaatcacttgaatccaggaggtggaggttgcagtgagccgagatcgcaccactgcactccagcctgggcaacagagcaagactctgtctcaaaaaaaaaaaaaaaaggctcccgTGGTCTAGGCTAATGTGCCCCCCCACCAAAGATGTCAGGAGAACAAAGGGGTAAGCCAGGCGGATGGCCTGGGGCAGCGGGCACAGGCGTTGCTGAGCCCTGCTCGGGCCATGGCCAGGACAGCCAGACAGGAGTTTGGGAGGGGGTTCACAAGGCCAAGAAATATCTAAATAAAGATCTAAATAACTGATCTAAATAAAGCAGCCCCCCCAGTTTCCCACTCACTGGGCCCACAGAAGCCAACTCAATGTCAAACTGCAGGGCAGGAGGTACAAAGCAGGTAGAAGGCTGCAAAACCAGGAGTGCTAACTCACTCCAGCACCACTACCACACTCGGCTGACAGGCACAGCCACAGGACCTGGCCCACTCAGAGAAGGACGAAGTATGGCTCTGCTCTCAGCACTCATAGCTCAGGGCTAGGGCAGCCAGATAACCAGGGCTCCAGCCCAGAGCCAGGGCTCACTCACTCATTGGTTCAGAAATAATGGCAAGGTCCCatacagcctcagcctctgcttccccaAGCCTTCCTCTCTACACCACCCACCACCGCCCCCACCAGCCATACACGGCCAGTCAGAACCCCAAAGCACAGAAAGGGGCCCTAAGGAAGCTGCCAGGCATCCCCACACACCCCGTCAGTCCCTCTGCCCCGACTCCCTCTCCTGCTCACCACTCAGTCCCTATCCAAACGGGACTGCACACAACGTAGAATGCACATCCTCTCCCCTGCTCACTTCTACCTGGAGGATGCCTGAAGGGGTCTGCCGGGGAATGCCCGAATTTTTCGTCCATCACAGTCACACTGGGCCGCAGAACCCCATATCCTCTGCCCTCAAGGCTCCTGAAAGTGCCCCCAGACACACAGCAGGAAGTGCCCCTGCGTTCCTCCTCAGACCCAGGAGAAAGCCAAGGCTCCCACTCTAGGGGGTGGAGGCGGGTCTGGCGTCCCGCCGCCCCACGCACCCTGCGCCGGGCCCTCTCCACACCCCGCCATGCTCGCGCTCCCTGTCCACGCCAGCCCGCAAGGAGCCCCCGCCCCACTCACAGGACGCAAAGCGCGAAGGCCCCCGCCACGCTCTCGCTGTCTCGGACCAGGAAGCTGCCATCGCGGCCCGCCCGGGCCAGCAGCTCCTCCGCGGCCGCGCGGCTCAGGTCGCGGTGGTACCAGGAGGGGGCCTGGCTGCCCAGCGCGCCCCCCGGGCCCGGCGCCCCGCAGGCCGAGGCCATGGCCCGCGCAGGGCTCAGCACCGCCCGCGCCCGTCTCCCCGCGCCATCCGCCCCGAGACGCtcggggctgaggctggggccgGGCCCGGGGCCCGGGCCTGAGGATCCGTGGGCCGGACAGAGCCGGGGATCGGGACTCAGCACTCCGCCGCGCAGGCCGCCTCGTTCGCCGCGCAGCCGCCGCTGCCTGCAGCGCCGGCCTCAacttgaagagaaagaaaagtttgtTCAGAGGCGGCGGGGGAGGGGCGGGAGCGGAGCGCAGTGCCGGCGGCCGCCCCCTCCCCCTCCGCTCGGCCCGCAGCCGGGGCCGCCCCTGCCCCCAGCTCCTCCTGCGGGGACTGTGCCCCCACCTTCCCGCAGGGCCCGGGACCTCCCCGACCCCACAATGATCCTGCCCCCACCATTCACCCGAGGAGATCCAGTCCCCAAACCCCCATCGAAATCCAAGTCCCCCAATCCTGGCCCGACACTTCGGGATCCAGGCACCCCCTGGAGAATTCAGCGCTTCTCAGTTCTCCCAATGATATGACCCCTAAACCCCATAATGGTCTGATTCCACTCCATGGCTCTTCCTCTCGGCCCCCGTACAGCTTGGCTGCATCGAGTTCCCCAAACCTGCGAAGGATCCAGGACGACCCCCCAACCCATTCCCTCCACCCAGGCAGGCAGGGCCCCCAACTCCCGCGAAATGCAGCCCCCTCTTAGATCTGAGCCCCCAACTCCATGGGGACCGTTTCCCGGCAAAGCCTGCGGGAAGATCCGCTCCCCCACACACCCCCAGACGAAGTGCGACGTTCTCGAGCCCCTCACGCAGCCCCTCCCAGCCCGGCAGAGCCCTTCCCCCTCTCGGCCAAGTTCCTCGGCACCACCCCCCACACCCGCAGGCCAGGCCTTGCGGGGGTTCAGCAGTCCGAAGCCAGTAGGAGCCCCTGGCCCGTCTAGGAGAAAGTTCCCTCCCGGGATCCCGGCCGCCGCACGCAGACCCCCACCTCCCGGGCTGCTCCGGCGCCCCTTCCCCGGACAGCGGCCCTGGGCTCCAGGCGGCCACTTAAGATGGCCATCCGCGCTCGCCCCCGCCCTCCGCGcctcccgccccgccccgcgccgccCCGGGGAGCTGGGGGCAGCACCGCGCCCCGCCTCACCCCGCCCCGCGCCTCGGTCCGGGAGCCGCTGGCCCACTGGGTGACCTCGGGCAAGTCGCGGCGTGGGGCTGAGCTCGGCTTCCAGCTCTGGAAAATGGGGATCCTGTGGCGAGGACCGGCCCTGGGGGCCAGGCTCGTACCGCGCTCGGCACCGGGCCTGGCGCCCCGCCCGCGCTCCCGAACGGcggctatttttattattaattaaggAGGAACGAAGGTGACAGCTGTGTAAACTGTAAAGCGCGGCTGCGGGACGAACGGGTATTATTAGCACTCGCCCCCGCCCCAGCGGCTCCCTCCGAGTCAGCAAACTCGCGCCTCCGCGGGCCGGACGCCCAGCGGGGAGCTCCCAGACGGGGTCCACTTCAACGACCCCCTGGCTCCCTCCCCTCACGCCGTGAGCGGAAAGGGGACGCGGCCGCTGGAAAGGGGGCGGAGTCCATAAAAGGGTCTGGCCCgccccctcccaaaaaaagacCTAGCCGGTGGCGGCGTCTCCGGGGAGTCGTCTTCCTGCCCCGCCCCTCCGCCCCCTGGCTCCTTAAAGGCGCAGGCCTCCAGTCGGGCTCCCGCCGCCACCATCTCCTGGGCCGCCGTGGGAGAATCCCTTTAACCTGGGAGAGAACTTTCACTTTGCTACGTTGAACCTGTTGACGGAGCCCGGGTCAGTCCCGCGAGCTCCTTCGTCTGTTTCAAATATGCGTTGACTTAACCCAGCTGGAACAGAGCCTGGGACGCGGAAGGGGTTCTGTGGGGCCTTCCACACTAGATAAATGTAATAACTAAGAGATCCGCCCACCCACCCAACAGTGCCTCCAGAACCCAATAACTCATCCAACAATCTGTGCCACCTTCCTCATCAGCCACCTTTTAGTATAAGAAAAGATGAGCCTGATGTGAGGGGACTCCTTGGTAGTGGGGGAGAGACCTGGACTAGGAGTCTGCACACCTGGGTTCTAGTCCTAGCTGGGCCACCTACCTGCAGGGTGTTCTCAGACGCTTACCTGTGCCTCTCTGGGGACAGTTGTAGTAGGAGTGTGCAAACAAAGACTTATCCAAAGGGAAAGGGGTGTTGGGAGACCCAGAGATAACTCAGGCCCAGCCCCCGAGGGCTTTGTGAAGACATAGCAACCCCGTCAAGATAGGCATATCTACCAATCCTAGGAGGAGACAAAGGTGCCAGAGGCTCCTGACCCCGGGAAGCCCTAAAGGTGTCTAACTCTTCCAGCCACACCTCAAGGACACCAAAGCGCTGGACCAGTTCCAGGCTGTTGAATATTCCACTCCAGGAACCCCCTAGACTGCCCTCTCCAATTGGCTCTGTTCTTCCTCTGAGAGTCCCAAGCCCCAACTCTGCTCCTTCAATGTGCATCACATTTTTTTCATCCCACTGGCAATCCGGAGCCTTTCCTGGACTCCCATTCCCAGCTTTTCTGTTAGAGCCGAGCACAGAGCCAGGCAGACAAGGGCTGGAGGACCAGGAGGCTGTTTGGAGACCAAGACAAAACAGCTCAGGACCTGGCTCCCACTTGGGGCAACAGGAGCAACAGGATCCCTGAAGACTATTAATGTGCAGACACCGGGCTCATGGGCTTTCTAGGAAACAGCTCCTCTATATTTCACAAGCCTGAGGGCAGGACTATTATCCTCTTTATATCTGGGAGGAAACAAAGGTTTAGAGCAGTGAAGCAAAGTGTTTCATTTTCACaaagtaagtagcagagctgggattcaaacacaAGTCTAGTTGCTCTAATTTGAAGGAATCCAGAAGCCATAGAATCTGTCTCCCACCCGCCCCCCTACAAACTCACAACCAAAATAATTCCACAGACATGGATGTGTCAGTCTGTTTATTAGAAATGACTGTTGGCCCCACCATGAAGCAGTGACTGACCGGGTGACAGAGGGTTAGGTGACTTATAGAAGCATGCTTAGGACGCTGTCTTTTGTGGGAGCTgagctgagcccagcctggtTATCCAAGCTGAGGGCAGGTAGTCTGGGAGAACTGAACTCAGCCAAGGAGCCAGAGTTGCAGCATCAGGGCCAGGCTGAGCAGGAGACCCCCAATCCCATGAAGCATCTCGCCAGCATTTACATGCATGACTGCAGCATAGAACCTCGCCACTTCCTCATTGGGGTTGCCCTGGGCTGAGTCAAACCACATCTGGATGCAGCGGCCGCTCCCTCGGCTGTAGTTGCTGACCTTGTATGAGTGACTCCAGAGGCCCTCACAAAGGGCGACTGGAGTGGGGAAGTAGGACTCAAAGGTGAGGCAGAGGGCCCCAGCTGGGCACTTGTTAACTCCTTCAGGGAGAGACATGGTGGACACCGACATTCAGCCCCTGGGCCCAAAGCTCACTTCTTGCCACCCCCAGAAATCTTCACCCCACCCCAAATCCTGGAGGATCTTCCAAACCCCACCTCAATCTCCTTTTTCCTAACCCCACCTCAGTCGCCCTCACCTGAGGTCCAGTCCCATCCTCTGTGCCAGTTACTCTTGCAGGTGTGGGAGGTGTGACAATCCTCCCACCAGCGCTGACAGTCCTCTTTGCATAAGGGCACATCCAGGAAGCGTTCTTTGCGCCAGCTCTGATTCACCTGGTTGGGAAGTGGGGAGGCAGGGCTCCACTCAGCCAGGGCTGCTGGCAGCCATCACCTTGAAGTGATGGAGGGGGATGGCAGTCTGCTGGGGTGGGTCGGGGGGGAGACACGCTACCTGCCGGATCCAGGGCCCCAGATTGGGTGAGCACTCATAGAGACAGGTGTCCTGGAT
The genomic region above belongs to Papio anubis isolate 15944 chromosome 12, Panubis1.0, whole genome shotgun sequence and contains:
- the LOC116269732 gene encoding folate receptor beta, which encodes MEPACKRHFIQDTCLYECSPNLGPWIRQVNQSWRKERFLDVPLCKEDCQRWWEDCHTSHTCKSNWHRGWDWTSGVNKCPAGALCLTFESYFPTPVALCEGLWSHSYKVSNYSRGSGRCIQMWFDSAQGNPNEEVARFYAAVMHVNAGEMLHGIGGLLLSLALMLQLWLLG